The proteins below are encoded in one region of Bombus terrestris chromosome 7, iyBomTerr1.2, whole genome shotgun sequence:
- the LOC100642809 gene encoding actin-related protein 2/3 complex subunit 1A-A isoform X3, whose amino-acid sequence MHVMGIDWAPNTNRIVTCSADKNAYVWTQEGDGKWNPAWVLLRINRAATCVKWSPLENKFAVGSGGRVIAVCYFVSENNWWQCKHIKRPLRSTVTTVDWHPDNKVLVAGSTDYKVRVFSAFISDMEDAPGNGPWGHSNTLGTLLAEFQNTPNGGGWIHSVAFSPCGNKICWVAHNSSICIADATKGNAVIRLYTEHLPFLCCVWMGSNSIIAVGHSCMPMLYSIDDNGQLYFVSKLDNTQKKEAAGLSAMRKFQSLDRQARTDTNDNALDSIHQNTINCVRKVSDNEFSTSGLDGQLVVWDLKLLENSIAGLKIA is encoded by the exons ATGCATGTTATGGGTATTGATTGGGCACCAAATACCAATCGAATAGTAACATGCTCCGCAGATAAGAATGCATACGTTTGGACACAGGAAGGGGATGGAAAGTGGAATCCCGCATGGGTACTTTTAAGAATAAATCGTGCAGCAACATGTGTAAAATGGTCACCATTAG aaaataaatttgctgTTGGATCTGGAGGTAGAGTAATAGCtgtttgttattttgtttcTGAAAACAATTGGTGGCAGTGTAAGCATATAAAACGCCCATTAAGGTCCACTGTAACTACAGTCGATTGGCACCCAGATAATAAAGTTTTGGTTGCTGGATCCACTGATTATAAAGTTCGTGTATTTAGTGCATTTATTAGTGATATGGAAGATGCACCTGGTAATGGTCCATGGGGTCACAGTAATACTTTAGGAACATTACTCGCCGAATTCCAGAATACTCCTAATGGAG GAGGTTGGATACACTCTGTTGCATTTAGTCCTTGTGGCAATAAAATTTGTTGGGTAGCACACAATTCATCAATTTGCATTGCAGATGCTACTAAAGGAAATGCTGTTATACGATTATATACAGAGCATTTGCCATTTTTATGTTGTGTTTGGATGGGGTCCAATTCCATTATCGCTGtg GGACATAGTTGTATGCCTATGCTGTATTCTATAGACGATAATGGTCAACTATATTTCGTATCAAAATTAGACAATACACAGAAAAAGGAGGCTGCTGGTTTGTCCGCTATGCGTAAATTTCAATCGTTAGATCGCCAAGCGAGAACCGACACGAACGATAATGCCTTAGATAGTATACATCAAAATACTATCAACTGTGTGCGCAAAGTATCAGATAATGAATTTAGTACGAGCGGTTTAGATGGTCAATTGGTAGTTTGGGATCTCAAG ctTCTGGAGAATTCTATTGCTGGTCTCAAGATAGCATAA
- the LOC100642809 gene encoding actin-related protein 2/3 complex subunit 1A-A isoform X1 — MWLCVVIHRYCVDAISCHAWNKDKKEVAICPNNNEIQVYKRTSSGWKLLQNLQEHDMHVMGIDWAPNTNRIVTCSADKNAYVWTQEGDGKWNPAWVLLRINRAATCVKWSPLENKFAVGSGGRVIAVCYFVSENNWWQCKHIKRPLRSTVTTVDWHPDNKVLVAGSTDYKVRVFSAFISDMEDAPGNGPWGHSNTLGTLLAEFQNTPNGGGWIHSVAFSPCGNKICWVAHNSSICIADATKGNAVIRLYTEHLPFLCCVWMGSNSIIAVGHSCMPMLYSIDDNGQLYFVSKLDNTQKKEAAGLSAMRKFQSLDRQARTDTNDNALDSIHQNTINCVRKVSDNEFSTSGLDGQLVVWDLKLLENSIAGLKIA, encoded by the exons ATGTGGTTATGTGTGGTGATTCATAGATAtt GTGTTGACGCTATCAGTTGCCATGCTTGGAATAAAGACAAAAAAG aaGTGGCCATTTGTCCAAATAACAATGAGATCCAAGTTTACAAACGCACGTCGAGTGGTTGGAAATTGTTACAGAATCTACAGGAACATGATATGCATGTTATGGGTATTGATTGGGCACCAAATACCAATCGAATAGTAACATGCTCCGCAGATAAGAATGCATACGTTTGGACACAGGAAGGGGATGGAAAGTGGAATCCCGCATGGGTACTTTTAAGAATAAATCGTGCAGCAACATGTGTAAAATGGTCACCATTAG aaaataaatttgctgTTGGATCTGGAGGTAGAGTAATAGCtgtttgttattttgtttcTGAAAACAATTGGTGGCAGTGTAAGCATATAAAACGCCCATTAAGGTCCACTGTAACTACAGTCGATTGGCACCCAGATAATAAAGTTTTGGTTGCTGGATCCACTGATTATAAAGTTCGTGTATTTAGTGCATTTATTAGTGATATGGAAGATGCACCTGGTAATGGTCCATGGGGTCACAGTAATACTTTAGGAACATTACTCGCCGAATTCCAGAATACTCCTAATGGAG GAGGTTGGATACACTCTGTTGCATTTAGTCCTTGTGGCAATAAAATTTGTTGGGTAGCACACAATTCATCAATTTGCATTGCAGATGCTACTAAAGGAAATGCTGTTATACGATTATATACAGAGCATTTGCCATTTTTATGTTGTGTTTGGATGGGGTCCAATTCCATTATCGCTGtg GGACATAGTTGTATGCCTATGCTGTATTCTATAGACGATAATGGTCAACTATATTTCGTATCAAAATTAGACAATACACAGAAAAAGGAGGCTGCTGGTTTGTCCGCTATGCGTAAATTTCAATCGTTAGATCGCCAAGCGAGAACCGACACGAACGATAATGCCTTAGATAGTATACATCAAAATACTATCAACTGTGTGCGCAAAGTATCAGATAATGAATTTAGTACGAGCGGTTTAGATGGTCAATTGGTAGTTTGGGATCTCAAG ctTCTGGAGAATTCTATTGCTGGTCTCAAGATAGCATAA
- the LOC100642809 gene encoding actin-related protein 2/3 complex subunit 1A-A isoform X2 has protein sequence MTEVHNLGVDAISCHAWNKDKKEVAICPNNNEIQVYKRTSSGWKLLQNLQEHDMHVMGIDWAPNTNRIVTCSADKNAYVWTQEGDGKWNPAWVLLRINRAATCVKWSPLENKFAVGSGGRVIAVCYFVSENNWWQCKHIKRPLRSTVTTVDWHPDNKVLVAGSTDYKVRVFSAFISDMEDAPGNGPWGHSNTLGTLLAEFQNTPNGGGWIHSVAFSPCGNKICWVAHNSSICIADATKGNAVIRLYTEHLPFLCCVWMGSNSIIAVGHSCMPMLYSIDDNGQLYFVSKLDNTQKKEAAGLSAMRKFQSLDRQARTDTNDNALDSIHQNTINCVRKVSDNEFSTSGLDGQLVVWDLKLLENSIAGLKIA, from the exons atgacAGAAGTTCATAACTTAGGTGTTGACGCTATCAGTTGCCATGCTTGGAATAAAGACAAAAAAG aaGTGGCCATTTGTCCAAATAACAATGAGATCCAAGTTTACAAACGCACGTCGAGTGGTTGGAAATTGTTACAGAATCTACAGGAACATGATATGCATGTTATGGGTATTGATTGGGCACCAAATACCAATCGAATAGTAACATGCTCCGCAGATAAGAATGCATACGTTTGGACACAGGAAGGGGATGGAAAGTGGAATCCCGCATGGGTACTTTTAAGAATAAATCGTGCAGCAACATGTGTAAAATGGTCACCATTAG aaaataaatttgctgTTGGATCTGGAGGTAGAGTAATAGCtgtttgttattttgtttcTGAAAACAATTGGTGGCAGTGTAAGCATATAAAACGCCCATTAAGGTCCACTGTAACTACAGTCGATTGGCACCCAGATAATAAAGTTTTGGTTGCTGGATCCACTGATTATAAAGTTCGTGTATTTAGTGCATTTATTAGTGATATGGAAGATGCACCTGGTAATGGTCCATGGGGTCACAGTAATACTTTAGGAACATTACTCGCCGAATTCCAGAATACTCCTAATGGAG GAGGTTGGATACACTCTGTTGCATTTAGTCCTTGTGGCAATAAAATTTGTTGGGTAGCACACAATTCATCAATTTGCATTGCAGATGCTACTAAAGGAAATGCTGTTATACGATTATATACAGAGCATTTGCCATTTTTATGTTGTGTTTGGATGGGGTCCAATTCCATTATCGCTGtg GGACATAGTTGTATGCCTATGCTGTATTCTATAGACGATAATGGTCAACTATATTTCGTATCAAAATTAGACAATACACAGAAAAAGGAGGCTGCTGGTTTGTCCGCTATGCGTAAATTTCAATCGTTAGATCGCCAAGCGAGAACCGACACGAACGATAATGCCTTAGATAGTATACATCAAAATACTATCAACTGTGTGCGCAAAGTATCAGATAATGAATTTAGTACGAGCGGTTTAGATGGTCAATTGGTAGTTTGGGATCTCAAG ctTCTGGAGAATTCTATTGCTGGTCTCAAGATAGCATAA